TGACCGAGTCCGCCTCTATCCAGCAGCTGGAAGTCAAACCCTGTGGCCATACCCAGTTCTATCACCGGAGGCGGCGGAAAGGCGAACACCATGGCATTGCGCATCTGAGAAAAGGCCTTCATGGCCCGTTCTGCAATGACTTTTACCCTCAGCTCTGACCGTTTACGGAGATGCCAGTCCTTGAGCTTGACAAATACCATACCATTGGTCTGTGCCCTTAAGGAAAAGCCGGAGCCGGCAACCGTCAGACAGGAGTCCACCGCTTCTTTTTCGTTTTCCTGGAAATACCGCTGTACCTGGTCCACAATTTTCTTGGTCTGCTCAAGGGTGGAACCCGTCGGCAGCATTATTTGAGAGAGCAGAATTCCCTGGTCTTCATCGGGAACGTAGGACGTGGGTGTACGAAGGAAGAGAATCCCGACAGCCGTCACGATCAGAATATAAATAATAGCGTAGCGCGTTTTCTTTGAAAAAGAATTGCCAACTATTTTCACGTACCGGTCTCTTAACCTGAAAAATATACGGTCAAACCTTGAAAAAAAAGGCCGCAGGAAAGGGAGCGCATTTTCAGCGGGTTCATGTCCCGCTGCCACCGGCTTGAGAAGGGAGGCACAGAGAACCGGTGTCAGGATTAATGCCACAACCACGGACAGAAGCATGGAGGAGATGACGGTCACCGAAAACTGGCGATAGATGACACCGGTTGAGCCGCCGAAGAAGGCCATGGGACCGAAGACCGCTGAGAGTACAAGCCCGATACCGATCAAGGCGCTTGTAATCTGTTCCATGGACTTGGCAGTGGCTTCCTTCGGCGAGAGTCCTTCCTCGCTCATGATCCGTTCCACATTTTCCACCACCACAATGGCATCATCCACCAGAAGACCGATGGAGAGCACCATGGCAAACATGGTCAGCATATTTATGGAGAAGCCGAAAAGTCCCAATATACCGAAGGTCCCCAGGAGCACCACCGGCACGGCGATGGTCGGGATCAGGGTAGCACGGATGTTCCCCATGAAAAGCCACATGACCAGAAAAACCAGCAGTATTGCCTCGAAGAGGGTAATGACTACCTCGTTGATAGCCACTTTGACAAATGGGGTGGTGTCGTAGGGATAGACGACCTTCATCCCCGGGGGGAAGTATCGGCTCATCTCTTGCAGTTTTGTTTTGATTGCATAGGCTGTATCCAGCGCATTGGCGCCTGCGGCCTGACGGATGGCCATGCCGGCGGAAGGTTTCCCGTTGTAAGAGACTTCGATATCGTAGATGTCGGTTCCCAGCTCCGTTCGCCCCACATCCCTGATCCGTACGATGGAGCCGTCCGGATTGATGCGGACGGGAATAGCGGCAAACTCATCGGGGGTCTTAAGCATGCTCTGGACAATAATGGAGGCGTTCAAACGCTGACCTTGCACTGCGGGTGCCCCACCGAACTGGCCGGCAGAGATCTCGACATTGTAAGCCGTAAGCGCCGTGATAACATCTTCGACTGTCAGATGGTAATCGACCAACCTGTCGGGGTTGAGCCAGATACGCATTGCATATTGGGATCCGAAGTTTTCCACTTCGCCCACGCCGGGTACCCGTGCAAGCACCTTTTCCAGGTTGGATTGGGCATAGTCCCTCAAGTCGTTGCCGTCCATACTGCCGTCTTCCGAGATCAGGCCAATGATCATGAGATAGTTTCTGGTGGCCTTACCGACGGTGACACCCTGGCGCTGGACCACTTCGGGCAGGCTGGCCATGGCGAGTTGGAGCTTATTCTGCACCTTGGACCAGGCGAGGTCCGGATCGGTCCCCGGGGCAAAAGTCAATTCGATGCGGGCGCCTCCGGCAGAATCGCTGGTGGCCGACAGGTAGAGCATCTTGTCGAGGCCTGTCATCTTTTGTTCGATGATCTGGGTTACGCTGTTTTCCACGGTCTCCGCTGAGGCCCCCGGATAAGAGGTCTGAATGTATATGGATGGAGGCGCGATGGGAGGGTACTGCGATACGGGCAGATTGTATATGGCGAGGCCGCCCGCCAGCATGATGATGATGGCAATGACCCAGGCAAAGACGGGGCGATCCAGAAAGAATTTTGATAACATCAGGTTCCTCCGTTTAATTCGCTTTTGCAGGCGGTTGGCCGGCATCAAAAGGAACAACCTTTACGGAAGCGCCGGGCCGCACTTTTTGGACCCCCTCGACGATCACCCGATCACCAGGTTTAAGGCCTGCGGTGACGAGCCATTTGTCTCCGATGGCACGATCGACCGTGAGCATCCGCTGCTGGACTTTACTCTCAGTGTCCACAATCAGGGTGACCGGATTCCCCTTCGGGTCGCGTGACACTGCCTGCTGAGGGACCAGGATGGTCTGTTCGTTGATACCTTCTTTCACCAGCGCCCGGACAAACATGCCCGGTAGGAGCACCCCTTTCGGATTTGGCACGACCACCCGAAGGATGACGGAACCGGTCGTCGGTTCCACCGTGATATCCCGGAATTGAAGCGTACCTTCCAGAGGATACGACGTCCCGTCTTCCAGGATGAGCCTGACTTTCTTCTGTTTCTCTCCGTTTTGATTAAGGTGGCCTTCGTCCATACTGCGCTTCAATCGCTGCAATTCTGTGGTGGATTGAGGCACATCCACGTACATGGGGTCCAGTTGTTGAATAGTTGCCAAAGCCAGGGGCTGATACGCTGTCACCATAGCACCGACCGTTACGTTGGATTTGCCGCTGCGACCGGGGATGGGTGCGGTGACACGAGTATACCCCAGATTGATACGGGCCGACTCAACCGTCGCTTTCCAATACTGAACATCAGCCTCGGCTTGTTTCAAAGCGGCGGTCGTATCGTCGTAATCCTGCTGGCTAACTGCTTTATCGGGAAGCAGGTCCCTGTAGCGCTCGAATTTCAATCGGATCGCGGGCAGATTGGCCTCAGCCCTCCCGAGGGCACCCTTTGCATTGTCGAGGGTTGCCTGATAGGGTGCCGGATCGATTTGATAAAGGACCTCACCTGCCTTGACGTCAACGCCTTCCGTAAAGAGTCGTTTCTGAATGATGCCACTCACCTGAGGTCTTACTTCCGCAAGGAGGTAGGCGGACGTTCGTCCGGGCAATTCGGTGGTCAGCACGATCTGCTGAGTCGATATTGTTACTGTGGCAACCTCCGGGGCGCCGCCCTGCGGCGGTTTCTCTGACTTTCCGCAACCGTTCACCATCAGACTGAAGATGAGAATTCCTACAGTGACAATGAGTTTGCTTCTATACTTGGTTTGCATACAACACCTCTCTAACAGGATTCATTTTATTTCCTCGTCCGCGAGCCTCAATAATTCTTCTATGACGTTGTTGCGTTGCTCTTTGCTGAAAGGTGATATGGACAGAATCTCCTGCAGCCAGAGACCATCTGCGGCAAGTGCAATGATAGCAGCCTGCTCAAATTTGGCGCCAGATGATATAAATCCCGCATAGAGTTTCCGGATGGCTTCTCGAACAGGCTCTACAAGCTTGGGATTGTGTGCGAGAGCGGCAAGGATGGGGGCGCCTATACGATCAGTACTCTGGTCACGGAACAGAACTGAGAGCACATACCCTTTGACTTCCCGTGTCGGCCCATCCGGGAGTTCTTTACAAGCCCTTTTTCGTGATTCTTCACGAATCTTTATTCGTCGGGAAATCATGGCTTCAAGGAGTGCCACTTTTGTCGGAAAGTGGTAGAGGAGCCCACCCTTGCTGACACCTGCTTTCGCGGCCACCGCATCAAGTGTCATGTGGGATGCGCCGGCTTCTATAACAACAGCCTCTGCAGCATCAACAATAGCGTCATATGAACTTACTCGCGAACTCAT
This genomic interval from Pseudomonadota bacterium contains the following:
- a CDS encoding efflux RND transporter permease subunit; the encoded protein is MLSKFFLDRPVFAWVIAIIIMLAGGLAIYNLPVSQYPPIAPPSIYIQTSYPGASAETVENSVTQIIEQKMTGLDKMLYLSATSDSAGGARIELTFAPGTDPDLAWSKVQNKLQLAMASLPEVVQRQGVTVGKATRNYLMIIGLISEDGSMDGNDLRDYAQSNLEKVLARVPGVGEVENFGSQYAMRIWLNPDRLVDYHLTVEDVITALTAYNVEISAGQFGGAPAVQGQRLNASIIVQSMLKTPDEFAAIPVRINPDGSIVRIRDVGRTELGTDIYDIEVSYNGKPSAGMAIRQAAGANALDTAYAIKTKLQEMSRYFPPGMKVVYPYDTTPFVKVAINEVVITLFEAILLVFLVMWLFMGNIRATLIPTIAVPVVLLGTFGILGLFGFSINMLTMFAMVLSIGLLVDDAIVVVENVERIMSEEGLSPKEATAKSMEQITSALIGIGLVLSAVFGPMAFFGGSTGVIYRQFSVTVISSMLLSVVVALILTPVLCASLLKPVAAGHEPAENALPFLRPFFSRFDRIFFRLRDRYVKIVGNSFSKKTRYAIIYILIVTAVGILFLRTPTSYVPDEDQGILLSQIMLPTGSTLEQTKKIVDQVQRYFQENEKEAVDSCLTVAGSGFSLRAQTNGMVFVKLKDWHLRKRSELRVKVIAERAMKAFSQMRNAMVFAFPPPPVIELGMATGFDFQLLDRGGLGHEKLMAARNQLLGMASKDKRLTKVRPNGMEDVPQYHIDVDWAKAGALGIPIASIHNTISDAFGSAYVNNFIQGGRVKRVYAQADAPYRMLPKDLERLYVRNSTGKMVPFSSFASAHWTSGSPRLERFNAFPSVSIWGEPAAGRSSGEAMKVMEELVSKLPQGVGFEWTGLSYQERMSSSQAPLLYAFSIIVIFLCVAALYESWPIPLANMLMLPLGVFGATLATWSRGLHNDVYFQIGFLTTLGLTTKNAILIIQFARERMAHGEGLIEATLGAARVRLRPVIMTSLAFFFGVLPLAIATGAGAGAMKAIGTAVTGGMLSATFIDLFYIPLLFVVVSRQFKKKEPDRALERHPDTTGSGEGQ
- a CDS encoding efflux RND transporter periplasmic adaptor subunit — its product is MQTKYRSKLIVTVGILIFSLMVNGCGKSEKPPQGGAPEVATVTISTQQIVLTTELPGRTSAYLLAEVRPQVSGIIQKRLFTEGVDVKAGEVLYQIDPAPYQATLDNAKGALGRAEANLPAIRLKFERYRDLLPDKAVSQQDYDDTTAALKQAEADVQYWKATVESARINLGYTRVTAPIPGRSGKSNVTVGAMVTAYQPLALATIQQLDPMYVDVPQSTTELQRLKRSMDEGHLNQNGEKQKKVRLILEDGTSYPLEGTLQFRDITVEPTTGSVILRVVVPNPKGVLLPGMFVRALVKEGINEQTILVPQQAVSRDPKGNPVTLIVDTESKVQQRMLTVDRAIGDKWLVTAGLKPGDRVIVEGVQKVRPGASVKVVPFDAGQPPAKAN
- a CDS encoding TetR/AcrR family transcriptional regulator, with product MSSRVSSYDAIVDAAEAVVIEAGASHMTLDAVAAKAGVSKGGLLYHFPTKVALLEAMISRRIKIREESRKRACKELPDGPTREVKGYVLSVLFRDQSTDRIGAPILAALAHNPKLVEPVREAIRKLYAGFISSGAKFEQAAIIALAADGLWLQEILSISPFSKEQRNNVIEELLRLADEEIK